The Estrella lausannensis genome window below encodes:
- a CDS encoding linear amide C-N hydrolase yields the protein MKISSLWMAALAASFTFASPGEACTGIKLTTQDGSLVHGRTLEFGIDVDISVAVVPRGYPFKGTTPKGEGMSYKSKYGAVGAIAFGNPALMDGINEKGLAVGTFYFPGYAEYTETDKENQERSLSPAEFSNWILTQFESIEEVKAALPSVVIAPTVIPAWGSQPPPFHYIVYDKSGNSLVIEPVGGNLLTYDNKLGTLTNSPEFDWHMSNLRNYINLTPFNVQPITLNGVTLKPFGEGSGMVGMPGDFTPPSRFVRAAIYSTTAIPSKNAEEGILQVFHILNQFDIPIGVARTKENNVVYTDQTLMTAARDPQTLKYYYKSYRDQSVKMVDLKKFDLDAKEIKSLKVSGNSIASDVSSNLK from the coding sequence ATGAAAATTTCTAGCCTATGGATGGCCGCCTTAGCGGCAAGTTTTACTTTTGCCTCGCCAGGGGAAGCATGCACAGGAATTAAGCTAACCACCCAAGACGGCTCTTTAGTACACGGACGCACCCTGGAGTTCGGGATTGATGTCGACATCTCGGTTGCTGTTGTCCCTCGAGGATATCCGTTTAAAGGAACTACTCCCAAAGGCGAGGGCATGTCTTACAAATCAAAATATGGCGCCGTTGGAGCAATCGCTTTTGGCAATCCGGCCCTGATGGATGGGATCAATGAAAAGGGACTCGCTGTCGGCACATTCTATTTTCCCGGCTACGCCGAGTATACCGAAACCGATAAGGAAAACCAGGAGCGCTCACTCTCGCCTGCCGAATTTTCCAACTGGATCCTGACCCAGTTTGAAAGCATTGAGGAAGTGAAGGCCGCACTTCCTAGCGTCGTGATAGCACCGACAGTAATTCCGGCATGGGGTAGCCAGCCACCTCCATTCCACTACATTGTCTACGACAAATCCGGCAACAGCTTAGTCATCGAGCCCGTTGGCGGCAACCTACTCACCTACGACAATAAATTAGGTACGTTAACCAACTCGCCCGAATTTGACTGGCATATGAGCAATCTAAGAAACTACATCAATTTAACTCCCTTCAATGTGCAGCCGATCACGCTCAACGGAGTAACGCTCAAGCCCTTCGGTGAAGGATCGGGCATGGTAGGGATGCCCGGGGATTTTACTCCCCCCTCACGCTTTGTACGCGCTGCCATCTACTCGACAACAGCTATTCCCTCAAAAAATGCCGAAGAAGGAATTCTTCAGGTCTTTCATATCCTCAATCAATTCGATATCCCGATTGGGGTGGCGAGGACTAAGGAAAATAACGTTGTCTACACCGATCAGACGCTAATGACAGCGGCAAGAGATCCCCAGACTCTCAAGTACTACTACAAAAGCTACAGGGATCAGTCTGTTAAAATGGTTGATCTAAAGAAATTCGATCTCGACGCTAAGGAGATCAAATCTCTGAAAGTCAGCGGCAATAGCATCGCTTCCGATGTATCGTCCAACCTGAAATAA
- a CDS encoding DUF1304 domain-containing protein, whose amino-acid sequence MMHEFWVVASFLLTAFVALLHCYILVLEMFLWETPFGRAVFRMSKENAAVTAVLAKNQGLYNGFLAAGLFWSLLSSDPLFQVYLKVFFLSCVLIAGFFGAITAKKEILYYQAVPAAVALAVLYLSLL is encoded by the coding sequence ATGATGCACGAGTTTTGGGTTGTCGCAAGTTTTCTCTTAACCGCCTTTGTGGCCTTGCTGCACTGCTATATTCTTGTACTGGAGATGTTTCTTTGGGAGACGCCCTTCGGGAGGGCTGTGTTCCGGATGAGTAAAGAGAATGCAGCTGTGACGGCTGTCTTAGCCAAGAATCAGGGGCTCTACAACGGATTTTTAGCGGCCGGACTGTTTTGGTCCCTCCTAAGCTCTGATCCGCTCTTCCAGGTTTATCTAAAGGTGTTTTTTTTAAGTTGCGTTTTGATAGCAGGCTTCTTTGGAGCGATAACAGCAAAAAAGGAGATTCTCTATTATCAGGCGGTGCCAGCCGCTGTAGCCCTTGCAGTTCTATATTTAAGCCTCTTATAG
- a CDS encoding DUF1328 domain-containing protein produces MLSWVVIFLIIAIVAGLLGFRGVEGMAAQIAKILFFIFLILLLLSLLGLVSGRVAI; encoded by the coding sequence ATGCTTAGCTGGGTTGTCATTTTTTTGATTATTGCCATTGTCGCGGGGCTCCTTGGTTTCCGCGGTGTGGAGGGGATGGCGGCCCAAATAGCCAAGATTCTCTTTTTTATCTTCCTGATTTTACTTCTGCTTTCTCTTCTGGGTCTCGTGTCGGGTAGGGTTGCCATATGA
- the cyoA gene encoding ubiquinol oxidase subunit II — MAKPKKPVFYMLLFSGIILFITLLMQPLQILHFKDFITVLFPKGLIALEERNLLLIIQALMLLIIIPVYILTFVFSWRYRAKSSKEIYDPDLVDHKGAEIVWWTLPLIMTAIIAVLTFIKTYELDPYKPIASDKKEIRIQVVALQWKWLFIYPEEKIASVNFVQFPKDTPVRFEITADAPMNSFWIPQLGGQIYAMPSMMTKLHLIANEEGDFRGSSANISGEGFSAMNFVSRASSDEAYGQWIEKAKSSGNALNMEEYQKLAKPSIGYPETVYRLDDENLFHEIMMKFMKPPSRK, encoded by the coding sequence ATGGCAAAGCCCAAAAAACCCGTCTTTTACATGCTGCTCTTTTCAGGGATCATTCTTTTTATCACCCTGCTCATGCAGCCATTGCAAATACTTCATTTTAAAGACTTTATAACAGTACTATTCCCCAAGGGGCTTATCGCGTTAGAAGAGCGTAACTTATTGCTCATCATCCAGGCCCTGATGCTACTCATCATCATCCCAGTCTACATCCTCACCTTCGTCTTCTCCTGGCGCTACCGTGCAAAAAGCAGTAAAGAAATTTATGATCCCGATCTTGTGGATCACAAAGGTGCCGAAATCGTGTGGTGGACGCTTCCGCTTATAATGACTGCCATCATAGCCGTCCTCACGTTTATCAAGACCTACGAGCTAGACCCCTACAAACCCATTGCGTCTGATAAAAAAGAGATCAGAATCCAAGTGGTGGCTCTGCAGTGGAAATGGCTGTTCATCTACCCAGAAGAGAAAATTGCCAGCGTAAATTTCGTGCAGTTTCCAAAAGACACACCGGTTCGATTCGAAATCACGGCCGATGCCCCCATGAACTCATTCTGGATCCCGCAACTGGGCGGCCAAATCTATGCCATGCCCAGCATGATGACAAAGCTGCACCTGATCGCAAACGAAGAGGGTGACTTTAGAGGATCTTCGGCCAACATCAGCGGAGAGGGCTTTTCCGCCATGAATTTTGTCTCACGAGCCTCTTCCGATGAGGCTTACGGTCAATGGATCGAAAAAGCGAAAAGCTCCGGAAACGCTTTGAATATGGAGGAATACCAAAAGCTTGCCAAGCCAAGCATTGGTTATCCTGAAACAGTCTACCGTCTGGACGATGAAAATCTTTTCCATGAAATCATGATGAAGTTCATGAAACCCCCGAGCAGGAAGTGA
- the cyoB gene encoding cytochrome o ubiquinol oxidase subunit I: protein MLGNLTLEAFKHDETQNAAVISMVLGGIGLIALITYLKRWKWLWNEWLTSVDHKRIGVMYIAVALIMFFKGFGDAMMMRIQQVTAVGDATGFLTAGHFQEVFSAHGTTMIFFVAMGFVFGIMNLIVPLQIGARDVAFPFLNSVSFWLFTAGAMLTLVSLAIGSFSTSGWLAYPPLSGLEYSPGEGVDYWIWMVQISGIGSTFTGINFIVTILKMRCPGMTLMKMPIFVWSCLCSMMLVIFAFPILTATLAMLTLDRYLGMHFFTAGAGGNPMMYINLIWAWGHPEVYILILPVFGIFSEVVPTFSEKRLFGYVSMVWALALITILSFIVWLHHFFTMGASASVNAFFGIMTMLIAIPTGVKIFNWLFTKFRGRVHFTSPMLWFFAFVLNFSIGGMTGILLSSPPVDYQVHNSLFLIAHFHGMVIGGVVFGLFSGFTYWFPKFTGFFLDERLNRWAFWCWFGGFLLAFMPLYMLGFMGATRRLDRYDPSTGWQPLFILAFIGALIILIGATIQFVGLFWSIYKRKELRDPTGGDPWNARTLEWSIPSPPPFYNFAIIPTVSDVDPFWAIKRGHAPKQVLEYEDIHLPKNTGVGVYIGSLALVLGFAMTWDIFWLAGIAFLGILTLIITRLSSEDEHQLIPAAEIKRLEEERIKRKAEA from the coding sequence ATGCTGGGTAATTTAACCCTTGAAGCCTTTAAACACGACGAGACACAAAATGCCGCAGTCATCTCCATGGTGCTCGGCGGAATCGGTCTGATCGCACTCATCACCTATCTTAAGAGATGGAAATGGCTATGGAACGAGTGGCTCACAAGCGTTGACCACAAACGGATAGGGGTGATGTATATTGCCGTCGCCCTGATCATGTTCTTCAAAGGATTTGGCGATGCCATGATGATGCGCATTCAGCAGGTAACAGCAGTCGGTGATGCGACAGGCTTTTTAACCGCAGGCCACTTTCAGGAAGTATTCTCCGCTCACGGAACAACGATGATTTTTTTCGTGGCGATGGGCTTTGTTTTCGGCATCATGAATTTGATCGTTCCCCTGCAAATCGGCGCCCGGGATGTCGCTTTCCCTTTTCTTAACTCGGTCAGCTTTTGGCTATTTACAGCCGGCGCTATGCTGACGCTGGTTTCACTGGCAATCGGCAGCTTCTCAACATCGGGATGGCTTGCCTATCCTCCCCTGTCGGGATTGGAATATAGCCCCGGAGAAGGGGTGGATTACTGGATTTGGATGGTGCAGATATCGGGTATTGGCAGCACATTCACCGGCATCAATTTTATTGTGACGATTCTTAAGATGCGCTGCCCAGGCATGACCCTGATGAAAATGCCCATTTTCGTCTGGAGCTGCCTTTGCTCCATGATGTTGGTCATATTCGCCTTTCCCATACTCACGGCGACCCTTGCCATGCTGACACTGGACCGTTACCTCGGCATGCACTTTTTTACGGCGGGGGCCGGGGGCAATCCCATGATGTACATCAACCTCATCTGGGCATGGGGCCACCCCGAAGTGTACATCCTCATCCTGCCGGTATTCGGCATCTTTTCCGAAGTCGTCCCCACTTTTTCTGAAAAGCGTTTGTTCGGATATGTCTCGATGGTGTGGGCGCTCGCTCTCATTACCATATTGTCATTCATCGTGTGGCTGCATCACTTCTTCACAATGGGAGCGAGCGCGAGCGTCAATGCGTTCTTTGGTATCATGACCATGCTCATTGCCATACCGACGGGAGTGAAGATATTTAACTGGCTCTTTACTAAATTCAGAGGGCGGGTTCACTTTACCTCGCCGATGCTTTGGTTCTTCGCATTTGTCCTCAACTTCAGTATAGGCGGTATGACAGGCATCCTCCTTTCTTCTCCTCCTGTAGACTATCAGGTGCACAATAGCTTGTTCCTGATTGCACACTTCCACGGCATGGTGATCGGAGGGGTGGTCTTCGGACTCTTTTCCGGCTTTACCTACTGGTTTCCCAAATTCACCGGCTTCTTTCTCGATGAGAGACTGAACCGCTGGGCCTTCTGGTGCTGGTTCGGAGGGTTCTTACTAGCGTTCATGCCTCTTTATATGCTGGGATTCATGGGCGCAACCCGGCGCCTTGACCGCTACGACCCTTCGACAGGATGGCAACCTCTTTTCATCTTAGCGTTCATCGGTGCTCTGATAATCCTTATCGGAGCCACTATTCAGTTCGTTGGGCTTTTCTGGAGCATCTACAAAAGAAAGGAACTTAGAGACCCGACCGGAGGCGATCCCTGGAATGCGAGAACTCTTGAGTGGTCTATTCCCTCGCCCCCTCCATTCTATAACTTTGCAATCATTCCCACCGTCTCTGATGTCGACCCCTTCTGGGCGATAAAGAGGGGGCACGCTCCTAAGCAGGTTTTGGAATATGAAGATATCCACCTCCCCAAAAACACCGGGGTCGGTGTCTATATCGGCTCTTTAGCGCTCGTTTTAGGTTTTGCCATGACTTGGGATATCTTCTGGCTGGCCGGTATTGCGTTTCTTGGAATTTTAACCCTTATCATCACACGGCTCTCGTCAGAAGATGAGCATCAGCTGATCCCTGCGGCGGAGATCAAACGTTTGGAAGAAGAAAGAATAAAGAGGAAAGCCGAAGCATGA
- the cyoC gene encoding cytochrome o ubiquinol oxidase subunit III: MSDSMTVHYHHDPHADTSVPDPHQDAYSRTVLGFWIYLMTDCLLFGSLFATYAVLHESTFGGPSSRDLFSLQTAFIETMILLLSSVTCGFATLASLRGSKKEVIKWLAVTFLFGASFIVMEFQEFSHLIHEGHSFTESAFLSAFFTLVGTHGLHVSFGLLWLSVMIGQLYVKGVTTTTFRRLVLFGMFWHFLDLIWIFIFTFVYLMGVI; the protein is encoded by the coding sequence ATGAGCGACTCCATGACCGTCCACTACCATCACGATCCCCATGCCGACACCAGCGTTCCGGATCCCCACCAGGACGCCTACTCGAGAACTGTCCTCGGATTTTGGATCTACCTCATGACGGATTGCCTGCTGTTTGGCTCTCTTTTTGCGACGTATGCAGTCTTACACGAAAGCACCTTTGGCGGCCCGTCCTCAAGAGATCTCTTCAGCCTGCAGACAGCTTTCATTGAAACCATGATCCTGCTTCTCAGTAGCGTGACATGTGGTTTTGCGACTTTAGCCTCCTTAAGGGGAAGTAAAAAGGAAGTGATCAAGTGGCTTGCCGTCACCTTCCTCTTTGGCGCCTCCTTTATCGTGATGGAGTTTCAGGAATTCTCGCATCTTATCCATGAAGGCCACAGTTTTACCGAAAGCGCTTTTCTTTCGGCATTTTTCACACTTGTCGGGACTCACGGATTGCACGTTTCATTCGGCCTTCTGTGGCTATCGGTCATGATCGGCCAGCTTTATGTGAAGGGAGTGACGACGACCACATTCAGGCGCCTTGTCCTCTTTGGCATGTTCTGGCATTTCCTTGATCTGATCTGGATCTTTATTTTCACGTTTGTCTACCTGATGGGGGTGATCTGA
- the cyoD gene encoding cytochrome o ubiquinol oxidase subunit IV encodes MSSEPTLKEIQKEWHGSYRAYAIGFMSSIILTILSFSMVLLKLLEGKALMVVITGLALIQAVFQLRFFLHLGEEPKPKWESLTFYLMLIILLIVAIGSLWIMFDLNDRMMPAMGKEMGHD; translated from the coding sequence ATGAGCTCTGAACCGACCCTGAAAGAGATCCAAAAAGAGTGGCATGGCAGCTACCGCGCCTATGCAATCGGATTTATGTCATCGATCATTTTGACAATTCTCTCCTTTTCGATGGTATTGCTGAAGCTTTTGGAAGGAAAAGCCCTGATGGTTGTCATCACCGGTTTAGCCCTTATCCAGGCCGTGTTTCAACTTCGATTTTTCCTGCACCTTGGCGAAGAGCCGAAACCTAAGTGGGAAAGCCTGACATTCTATCTCATGCTCATCATTTTACTGATCGTAGCCATCGGCTCTCTATGGATCATGTTCGACTTGAACGACAGAATGATGCCGGCGATGGGCAAAGAGATGGGGCATGATTAA
- the cyoE gene encoding heme o synthase: MINYTLLTKPGIILGNLITVAAGFYLGSRGHFDLELFLFTMLGLALIIASACVFNNYIDRSLDSKMERTKGRALAAGLISGKAALSFGAALGLAGSLVLVYKTNFLTFAVSITGFLVYVLLYSIWKPRTVYATAIGSIAGAVPPVAGYVSASGQIDIGASILFLALIFWQMPHFHAIALYRLKDYKKAEIPVLPVVKGVERTKIHMLLFILLFIPTALALTLFGYTGWLFFGVTLVMGLAWLALCLAGFFDTREGLFGKRMFIVSLLVINALCLMIPIDMQS, from the coding sequence ATGATTAACTACACCCTTCTGACAAAACCCGGAATTATCCTCGGCAACCTGATCACCGTCGCCGCGGGCTTTTACCTGGGATCTAGAGGTCATTTTGATCTTGAGCTTTTTCTTTTCACGATGCTTGGCCTGGCCCTGATCATCGCATCCGCCTGCGTCTTTAACAATTATATCGACCGCAGCTTAGACAGCAAAATGGAGAGAACCAAAGGAAGGGCCCTTGCCGCCGGACTGATCTCCGGCAAGGCTGCGCTCTCTTTTGGGGCAGCCCTGGGACTTGCCGGCTCGCTGGTGCTCGTCTACAAAACAAACTTTCTCACCTTCGCTGTATCGATCACGGGTTTTTTGGTCTATGTGCTTCTCTACAGCATATGGAAACCGCGCACAGTCTATGCCACGGCGATAGGCAGCATAGCGGGCGCTGTACCGCCTGTTGCGGGCTACGTCTCTGCCAGTGGGCAAATAGACATAGGCGCATCGATCCTATTTTTGGCGCTTATCTTTTGGCAAATGCCCCATTTCCATGCGATTGCACTCTATCGATTGAAAGATTATAAGAAAGCGGAAATTCCAGTTCTGCCTGTTGTCAAAGGCGTAGAGCGCACCAAAATCCATATGCTGCTTTTCATCCTTCTCTTCATTCCTACGGCGCTGGCGCTGACTTTATTCGGCTATACCGGGTGGCTATTTTTTGGCGTCACTTTGGTCATGGGGCTCGCCTGGCTTGCCCTCTGCCTGGCCGGCTTTTTTGACACCCGCGAGGGCTTATTTGGAAAACGGATGTTTATCGTCTCACTACTTGTGATCAACGCCCTTTGCCTGATGATTCCGATCGATATGCAGTCCTGA
- a CDS encoding NADH:flavin oxidoreductase/NADH oxidase, with protein MDTQEHGCTADTDHDREFPEVDLLSPLKIRSVSFSNRIAMSPMCQYSSHEGLASDWHLVHLGSRAVGGVSLIMVEATAVLREGRITPGDMGIWGDEHIEPLARIASFIKSQGAIAGIQLAHSGRKGSTDAPWKGGAVLREAAEGGWSVVAPSPLPFAESDPVPEELDDKGIEKVRLGFKEAVKRAVKAGFEVIEMHAAHGYLLHEFLSPLCNRRKDQWGGSLENRIRLPLKVAETMRDEMPEGMPLFARISATDWVEGGFDIEQAVFLSRHLKKAGVDLIDVSSGGMVPKARIPVGKGYQVPFARQIREEAKIFTAAVGLITEASHANEIITGGDADLVFLGRELLRDPYWAIKAQHELGKEPTWPIQYGYAVKRRAK; from the coding sequence GTGGACACACAAGAACATGGGTGTACTGCGGATACCGATCATGACCGGGAATTTCCGGAAGTCGATCTGCTCAGCCCCTTAAAGATTCGAAGCGTTTCTTTCTCCAATCGGATCGCGATGTCGCCGATGTGTCAATACTCTTCCCATGAAGGGCTCGCGAGCGACTGGCATCTAGTCCATCTCGGCAGCCGCGCGGTCGGCGGGGTTTCCCTGATCATGGTGGAAGCGACAGCCGTTCTTCGGGAAGGGCGCATCACTCCCGGCGATATGGGCATCTGGGGCGATGAACATATCGAACCCTTAGCCCGCATTGCTAGCTTCATTAAATCTCAGGGAGCTATTGCCGGAATTCAGCTGGCCCACTCCGGTAGAAAAGGGAGCACGGATGCCCCATGGAAAGGGGGCGCCGTCTTGAGGGAGGCTGCTGAAGGGGGGTGGAGCGTCGTCGCACCGAGTCCTTTGCCATTCGCCGAGAGCGATCCAGTTCCCGAGGAGCTTGATGACAAGGGAATTGAGAAAGTGCGGCTCGGATTTAAAGAAGCGGTCAAAAGGGCCGTCAAAGCCGGTTTTGAAGTGATCGAGATGCATGCCGCCCATGGCTACTTGCTGCATGAGTTTCTCTCACCCTTGTGCAATCGCCGCAAAGATCAATGGGGTGGAAGTTTGGAAAACAGAATTAGGTTGCCGTTGAAAGTGGCAGAGACCATGCGCGATGAGATGCCCGAAGGGATGCCTCTTTTCGCTCGCATCTCTGCGACCGACTGGGTTGAAGGAGGATTTGACATTGAACAGGCAGTCTTCCTTTCCAGACACTTAAAAAAAGCGGGGGTTGACTTGATCGATGTATCTTCCGGGGGAATGGTTCCCAAAGCACGCATTCCGGTGGGTAAGGGGTATCAGGTTCCCTTCGCTAGGCAGATTCGGGAAGAGGCGAAAATTTTCACTGCTGCTGTCGGATTGATCACCGAGGCGAGCCATGCTAATGAGATCATTACGGGCGGGGATGCCGATCTTGTGTTTTTGGGGCGGGAGTTGCTTCGCGATCCTTATTGGGCAATTAAAGCGCAGCACGAGCTTGGTAAGGAACCGACCTGGCCTATTCAATATGGATACGCAGTTAAGCGTAGGGCGAAATAG
- a CDS encoding M2 family metallopeptidase, with protein MPANQFLHTFIPEVKAKSRQVNLASWILETTGSKDAAHLKAELETELRLLFNDKEAYHKLAEWDKDTAIADPLLKRQVNVLLRQFIPNQIDRSLVEKIARQEAALAVKYSNFRPLLEGSPRTENDIREILKTETSLVKRREAWEASKEIGKELAPAILNLVRLRNEAAKSLGYPDFFEMQLSLQEVETDWLFSFLDQCAKQSESAYQKVLDQIHSDAKSRFNASDVDLGPWCWAEPFCQEDPVGTKELDSLVEGVDILKASENFYAKMGLDVSEILKRSDNYERAGKNQHAFCIHIDREGDVRTLNNVTPTLKWLETVLHELGHAVYEMGFAEDLPWLLKEPPHMLTTEAMALLAGRQAYRKQSLDLLVGEGDDALKQKAEESLKRRQLIFSRWALVMTYFERELYRNPEQDLQKLWWEIVERFQKVKCKGSRHGCDFAAKFHIGLAPVYYFSYLLGEVLASAIEERCPSFASPETGKLLRDKIFSPGNRIGWDSLVRELTGSPLDKSAWIRQFAS; from the coding sequence ATGCCGGCAAATCAGTTTCTTCACACGTTCATTCCCGAAGTAAAGGCTAAAAGCCGTCAGGTCAATTTGGCCTCCTGGATTTTAGAAACCACCGGCAGCAAAGACGCCGCTCATCTGAAAGCAGAGCTCGAAACGGAGCTGCGCCTTCTCTTCAATGACAAGGAAGCGTATCACAAGCTGGCAGAGTGGGATAAAGACACAGCCATCGCAGATCCTTTGCTAAAAAGGCAGGTCAACGTCCTTTTGAGGCAGTTTATCCCAAACCAGATCGATAGGTCTTTGGTGGAAAAAATAGCCCGGCAAGAGGCTGCGTTAGCCGTCAAGTACTCCAATTTCAGGCCTCTTCTGGAGGGCAGTCCCCGGACGGAAAACGATATCCGGGAAATTCTTAAGACCGAGACTTCCCTTGTCAAAAGAAGGGAAGCTTGGGAGGCATCCAAAGAGATCGGTAAAGAGCTCGCTCCCGCCATTTTAAATCTGGTCAGGCTCCGCAACGAAGCAGCCAAGAGCCTGGGATATCCTGATTTTTTTGAGATGCAGCTGTCGTTGCAGGAGGTTGAGACCGATTGGCTTTTTTCCTTTTTGGATCAGTGCGCAAAGCAGTCGGAATCGGCCTATCAGAAAGTGCTCGACCAGATCCACTCGGATGCCAAGAGCCGATTCAACGCGTCCGATGTGGATCTCGGCCCTTGGTGCTGGGCAGAACCTTTTTGCCAAGAGGATCCGGTTGGCACAAAAGAGCTGGACTCTCTGGTCGAAGGCGTCGATATTCTCAAAGCGTCTGAGAATTTCTATGCCAAAATGGGTCTTGATGTGTCCGAAATTTTGAAGCGGAGCGACAATTACGAGCGGGCGGGAAAAAACCAGCATGCCTTTTGCATACACATCGACAGGGAAGGGGATGTCAGGACTCTGAATAATGTAACACCCACCCTCAAATGGCTCGAAACGGTTCTTCATGAGCTGGGCCACGCCGTTTATGAGATGGGGTTTGCAGAAGATCTACCCTGGCTTTTGAAGGAACCGCCCCACATGCTGACTACCGAGGCGATGGCGCTCTTAGCGGGCAGACAAGCCTACAGAAAACAGTCTCTGGATCTCTTGGTGGGGGAAGGCGATGATGCCCTGAAGCAAAAGGCTGAAGAGAGCCTTAAAAGACGGCAGCTTATATTCAGCCGCTGGGCGCTGGTGATGACCTATTTTGAAAGGGAACTCTATCGAAACCCTGAGCAAGATTTACAAAAGCTTTGGTGGGAGATAGTAGAGCGGTTCCAAAAGGTTAAGTGCAAAGGGAGCCGGCATGGGTGCGATTTCGCGGCTAAATTCCACATTGGCTTAGCGCCGGTTTACTATTTCAGTTACCTCCTTGGTGAGGTTTTGGCTTCGGCGATAGAAGAGCGCTGCCCTTCTTTTGCCTCTCCGGAAACAGGCAAGTTGTTACGCGACAAGATCTTTTCACCCGGAAACCGGATAGGATGGGATAGCCTCGTCAGGGAACTGACGGGCAGCCCCCTGGATAAATCTGCTTGGATACGGCAGTTTGCGTCTTGA
- a CDS encoding cation:dicarboxylate symporter family transporter → MFSKMPVLLIGLILFSGVIEPFLPLSSLETLYAVSLTIKSLIAFALPFIIFGLLFKTAIQLSKKASYMVLGLVALVCLSNYLSTTISYGVGSLIYHLDFSIQFPSEANSLKAAWDFSLPKLIPNDAAMFVGMFSGLILARVASVQAEKLAGILDQAVSVLLKAILYVIPFFIFGFILKMQHDKILLHILRNFTVIFAAVAIAVFSYITLLYFAAGRFQKERLVTSIKNMLPAAIAGFGSMSSAAVMPLTLIAAEKNSKNPTIARSIIPATVNIHLIGDCFAIPIFAFAVMKNFGMAEPALMTYAVFAAYFVLAKFSVAAVPGGGILVMLPILESQLGFTGEMLSLITALYILFDPVITSANVLGNGAFAMGLSEVIEAEETPLANIA, encoded by the coding sequence ATGTTCAGTAAAATGCCTGTCCTGCTGATAGGACTCATCCTTTTTTCGGGAGTGATAGAACCCTTTCTCCCCCTCTCATCCTTAGAAACGCTCTATGCGGTGAGCTTAACGATCAAATCCTTAATCGCATTCGCCCTACCCTTCATTATCTTCGGACTTCTGTTCAAGACTGCCATCCAACTGTCTAAAAAAGCGTCCTATATGGTGCTTGGCCTCGTTGCGCTGGTGTGTCTCTCAAACTATCTTTCGACAACGATCAGCTATGGCGTGGGCTCGCTGATCTACCACCTCGACTTTTCCATTCAATTCCCAAGCGAAGCCAACTCCCTGAAGGCTGCCTGGGACTTCTCACTGCCGAAACTGATTCCCAATGACGCCGCCATGTTCGTCGGGATGTTTTCAGGTCTGATTCTGGCACGTGTAGCTTCTGTGCAGGCGGAAAAACTGGCAGGAATCTTGGACCAGGCAGTATCGGTTCTTTTGAAAGCCATACTCTATGTCATCCCCTTTTTCATTTTCGGCTTCATACTCAAAATGCAGCACGATAAAATCCTTCTGCATATCCTGCGCAATTTCACAGTCATCTTCGCTGCGGTGGCGATCGCTGTCTTCAGCTACATCACGCTCCTCTATTTTGCCGCGGGAAGGTTTCAGAAAGAGAGGCTAGTCACAAGCATTAAAAACATGCTTCCTGCCGCTATCGCCGGATTCGGCAGCATGTCAAGCGCCGCAGTTATGCCCCTGACATTGATCGCCGCGGAGAAAAACTCCAAAAATCCAACAATCGCGCGTTCGATCATTCCCGCCACAGTGAACATTCACTTGATCGGCGACTGCTTTGCTATCCCCATTTTTGCCTTTGCCGTCATGAAAAATTTTGGCATGGCAGAACCCGCTCTTATGACTTACGCGGTTTTTGCAGCCTACTTTGTGCTGGCCAAATTCTCCGTCGCCGCAGTTCCCGGAGGTGGTATACTCGTCATGCTGCCTATTTTGGAAAGTCAGCTTGGGTTTACCGGCGAAATGCTCTCTTTGATTACAGCGCTCTACATCCTATTTGATCCGGTCATCACATCCGCCAACGTCCTCGGCAACGGTGCCTTTGCGATGGGATTGTCCGAAGTAATCGAAGCGGAAGAGACGCCACTGGCGAATATCGCCTAA